Part of the Streptomyces sp. NBC_01264 genome, ACCTGGCCGACGGCCGGCCCCGGTTCACCAGCTCGCGGGAGCAGGACGACGAACTGCTCGCCCGGTTCCTGGCCGCCGCGTCCGAGGGTGCGATGGACGGGCTGGAGCGGTTGCTCTCCGAGCAGGTGGTCGTCTGGTCGGACGGCGGCGGCAAGGCGAGCGCCGCGAGCCGGCCGGTGGCCGGGCGGGACAAGGCGGCCCGATTCCTGGTCGGTCTCTTCTCCCGGTGGGTCAACGCCGCGGAGATCTCCTTCGCCGAGGTGAACGGCGTTCCGGCGGTGGTCGGCTGGGCGGACGGCGAGCTGACCGCGTTCGGGGCGCTGGAGCTCGGCGAGGGCGGGATCACCGGCGTCCGGCTCGTGCTGAACCCGGACAAACTCGGCTTCCTCGCGACTCAGCTCCGAAACCTGTCACAGAACGCCTGACCCGTCGGTTCTTCATCGGTGACGGCGGCGACAGCGGCCGTGACGGCGGCTTCGAAAGGCTGGGACCGATGGAGAACGACACGATCATGGTGACCGGGGCGACGGGCATGCTCGGCCGCGAGGTGCTGGAGCGGGTCCGCCGCACCGGACGCCCGATCCGCGCGCTCACGCGCCGGACGGACCTGCCGGACGACGCCGGGGTGGACTGGTACACCGGCGACCTGACCGCCGGCGCCGGACTGGACGAGGCGCTCGCGGGCGTCCGTACGGTCATCCACTGCGCGAGCGACCTCCGGCACTTCAAGAACGACGTCCCCGCCCTCCGGCACCTGCTGGAAGCCGGGAAGCGGGCCGGCGTCGAGCACGTCGTCAACATCTCGATCGTCGGCGTCGACCGGATCCCCTACCCCTACTACCGGGTGAAGCTGGAGTGCGAGCGTCTGCTGGCCGCCTCGGACACCGGCTGGACCAGCATCCGGGCCACCCAGTTCCCCGCACTGCTCGACCTCGCCCTCGGGGCCCTGTCCAAGCTCCCGGTGGTCCTCGTACCGTCCGGCACCGACTGCCAGCCGGCCGACCCGGGCGAGGTGGCGGACCGGCTGGTCGAGCTGGCCCTCGGCGACCCGGCCGGCCGGGTGCCCGATTTCGCCGGACCGGCCGTGTACCGGGCCGCCGATCTCGCCAGGGGCTGGCTGCGCGCGACGGGCAAGCGCCGCGCCGTCCTTCCCGTCCGGATCCCCGGAAAGGTCGGGGCCGCCTGGCGCGCCGGCCACCTGACCGCCCCCGACCACGCGTTCGGCAGGCGCACCTGGGAGCAGTACCTCGCCGAGCGGGTCACCGGCTGACCCGCTCGGGCGGCAGCGGTTTCTGGACGTGCGGGCGGACATACCCGCACATACCGTTGCCCGAGACGGCCGAGGAGGCGCGGGAGGAGGCAGGGATGGACTGGCTCAGGAAGGAGATCTTCCAGCCCTACCCCGAGCTGCTGATCTTCCTGACCATCGCCGTCGGCTTCCTGCTCGGCCGCGTCCGGTACAAGTCGATCGCGCTGGGCGCCGTCACCGGATGCCTCGTCGCCGGCCTGGTCATCGGCTCCCAGGCCAAGGTCGAGATCGACGGTCCGATCAAGTCCGTCTTCTTCCTCATGTTCCTCTTCGCCCTCGGCTAC contains:
- a CDS encoding SDR family oxidoreductase yields the protein MENDTIMVTGATGMLGREVLERVRRTGRPIRALTRRTDLPDDAGVDWYTGDLTAGAGLDEALAGVRTVIHCASDLRHFKNDVPALRHLLEAGKRAGVEHVVNISIVGVDRIPYPYYRVKLECERLLAASDTGWTSIRATQFPALLDLALGALSKLPVVLVPSGTDCQPADPGEVADRLVELALGDPAGRVPDFAGPAVYRAADLARGWLRATGKRRAVLPVRIPGKVGAAWRAGHLTAPDHAFGRRTWEQYLAERVTG